One window of bacterium genomic DNA carries:
- a CDS encoding CotH kinase family protein: protein MFFKKQHTVLLILAITLFHAAGELSAQHVEFVSSNLPIVILDTQGTPIPDEPKIRAHMGIVKNHGVNCTHHPCNHFNGSIDIELRGNSSQTYPQKQYLLETLDAEGEEDNVPLMDFPKEHDWILFAPYVDKSLMRDVLVYETARQMGWYASRTHYCELVLNNEYQGVYVLLEQIKRDKDRVSISKLDASITEGDARTGGYIVAIDHNGREGDIGFPGAEDSIGYFVYWHVYPKSKNLNIHQRWYMQDLIRDYENVMRSDEFADPGTGYPAYLNIESFVDYILINEWCNNVDGFVASLYLHKDRNSIDHRIVAGPVWDFNLAFGNANYNDAMLTTGWRSHYGRVPFWWHRLLEDPAFVARLSARWRELRTGVLATAKLEHRIDSLVVLLNEAQQRHFTRWELLGTSVWPNYFVGDTWAEEISYLKQWIHDRSNWMDANIETLAWVDTTTTAVEPARAQPDAFTVQCFPQPAREDVTLAVNSDRNRALVLCVFNMQGALVRRRDLQVMQAERTMVRIDMRKLPAGLYTVAVTDERGHRTMTVFHHLR from the coding sequence ATGTTTTTCAAAAAGCAGCACACCGTCCTGCTGATCCTGGCGATCACATTATTCCATGCGGCGGGAGAACTTTCAGCGCAGCACGTGGAATTCGTTTCCTCAAATCTCCCCATCGTTATTCTCGACACGCAGGGCACGCCAATACCGGATGAACCCAAAATCCGGGCGCATATGGGTATTGTCAAAAATCATGGGGTGAACTGTACCCATCATCCGTGCAATCATTTCAACGGCAGTATCGATATCGAATTGCGCGGCAACTCGTCCCAGACCTATCCGCAGAAGCAGTATCTGCTGGAAACGCTTGATGCGGAAGGGGAGGAAGACAATGTTCCGCTGATGGATTTTCCGAAGGAACACGATTGGATTCTTTTTGCGCCGTATGTGGACAAGTCACTCATGCGCGATGTGCTCGTCTATGAGACGGCACGCCAGATGGGATGGTATGCGAGCCGCACGCACTACTGTGAGCTCGTTCTCAACAATGAGTACCAGGGTGTGTACGTCCTTCTCGAACAGATCAAACGGGATAAGGACCGAGTGAGTATTTCGAAACTCGATGCCTCCATCACCGAGGGGGATGCACGCACCGGCGGGTATATCGTCGCGATCGATCACAACGGCCGGGAGGGTGATATCGGATTTCCCGGCGCCGAGGATTCCATCGGGTACTTCGTGTACTGGCACGTCTATCCGAAGTCCAAGAACCTCAATATTCACCAGCGATGGTATATGCAGGATCTCATCCGGGATTATGAGAACGTCATGCGCAGCGACGAATTCGCAGATCCGGGAACCGGGTATCCCGCGTATCTTAATATTGAATCGTTCGTCGATTACATCCTGATCAACGAGTGGTGCAACAATGTGGATGGATTCGTTGCGAGTTTGTATCTGCACAAGGATCGCAACAGCATTGATCATCGGATTGTCGCGGGACCGGTATGGGATTTCAATCTCGCCTTCGGAAACGCAAACTACAATGATGCCATGCTCACGACAGGCTGGCGGTCACATTACGGTCGCGTTCCATTCTGGTGGCACAGGCTGCTTGAGGACCCCGCGTTCGTTGCCCGTCTTTCCGCACGCTGGCGAGAGTTGCGAACCGGGGTGCTGGCGACGGCGAAACTCGAGCACAGAATCGATTCGCTGGTCGTCCTGCTCAACGAAGCACAGCAGCGGCATTTTACACGGTGGGAACTGCTCGGGACGAGCGTGTGGCCGAATTATTTCGTCGGCGACACCTGGGCTGAAGAGATTTCATATCTCAAGCAGTGGATACATGACCGCTCGAATTGGATGGACGCGAATATAGAGACGCTTGCCTGGGTAGATACCACAACGACCGCGGTCGAACCGGCGCGCGCGCAGCCGGACGCCTTCACTGTGCAGTGCTTCCCTCAACCTGCCAGAGAGGATGTGACGCTTGCAGTCAATTCAGATCGGAATCGTGCACTTGTACTGTGCGTGTTCAATATGCAGGGTGCTCTTGTACGGCGTCGCGATTTACAGGTCATGCAGGCAGAACGCACGATGGTGCGCATTGATATGCGGAAACTGCCGGCTGGTCTGTATACGGTTGCCGTGACGGATGAGCGGGGCCACCGGACGATGACCGTGTTTCATCATCTCAGGTGA
- a CDS encoding T9SS type A sorting domain-containing protein produces the protein MRQILCILFAALLFVTAPEASARILHVGPSRNLTLPSHAASAAQDGDTILIDAGEYADAARWTADRLLIRGTGGVHVRDKTYGGKAIWVIQGNDTVVEGIEFSGARVPDKNGAGIRQEGRNLTLRHCYFHHNEMGILTSNDAESHILFEYCEFADNGYGDGFSHNMYINHVGRFTMRFCYSHDAVIGHNVKSRAHETWLLYNRLDEANGGRTSREIDIPNGGLAVIVGNVMDHGLNTDNSNLLGFGHEGYSNPRRALFVVNNTFVTARGAGGFVTLPSSPADTVLVYNNIFAGRATPVSGATLLLDSASNIARRDIADAGFQNPGAGDFTLMASSPAIDAGSDPGTADGFTLLPGMQYRHPLQDEARPSAGPVDCGAFEYLPPVGIRQETSAAAQQLNILSLAPQPAQHAVTVSFRTAHAGPLQLAIHDVTGKRVVTHHHVAHAPGKQRIRLDVQQLRRGYYFVEITDGKHRSSMPMIIR, from the coding sequence ATGCGCCAGATACTATGCATACTTTTTGCGGCCCTGCTGTTTGTAACCGCTCCCGAAGCGTCCGCACGCATCCTTCATGTCGGTCCATCCCGCAACCTTACGCTGCCGAGCCATGCTGCGTCCGCCGCTCAGGATGGCGACACCATTCTGATTGATGCCGGGGAATATGCCGACGCCGCCCGGTGGACGGCAGACCGGCTGCTGATTCGTGGCACGGGCGGCGTACACGTGCGTGACAAAACGTATGGAGGGAAGGCGATCTGGGTCATACAGGGGAACGACACCGTGGTGGAAGGAATTGAATTCTCCGGTGCGCGCGTGCCGGACAAGAATGGTGCCGGAATACGGCAGGAAGGAAGGAATCTCACGCTGCGGCACTGCTACTTCCACCACAATGAAATGGGAATTCTCACCAGCAACGACGCGGAGAGTCATATTCTGTTCGAGTACTGCGAGTTCGCCGACAACGGCTATGGCGACGGTTTTTCGCACAACATGTATATCAACCATGTGGGACGATTCACCATGCGCTTCTGCTACAGCCATGACGCAGTCATCGGGCACAACGTCAAGAGCCGCGCGCACGAGACCTGGCTGCTGTACAACAGGCTCGATGAAGCGAACGGGGGGCGTACGAGCCGCGAAATCGACATTCCGAATGGCGGACTCGCGGTGATCGTCGGGAATGTGATGGATCACGGACTCAACACGGACAATTCCAATCTGCTGGGATTCGGCCATGAGGGATACAGTAATCCCCGCAGGGCGTTGTTCGTAGTTAATAACACATTTGTCACAGCGCGCGGCGCCGGCGGTTTCGTCACGCTCCCGAGTTCGCCGGCGGATACCGTGCTCGTGTACAACAATATTTTTGCGGGACGCGCAACACCAGTCAGCGGCGCGACCCTTCTGCTCGACAGCGCCTCCAATATCGCGCGTCGCGACATCGCCGATGCGGGATTTCAGAATCCGGGGGCGGGGGATTTCACGCTCATGGCCTCATCCCCGGCCATTGATGCAGGCAGCGATCCGGGCACCGCAGATGGCTTCACTTTGCTGCCCGGCATGCAGTACCGTCATCCGCTGCAGGATGAAGCACGTCCCTCCGCCGGCCCGGTAGACTGCGGCGCATTTGAGTACCTCCCTCCCGTCGGCATTCGTCAGGAGACGTCAGCAGCCGCACAACAGCTCAACATCCTTTCCCTGGCACCACAGCCCGCGCAGCATGCTGTCACCGTCAGCTTCCGAACAGCGCACGCGGGTCCGCTGCAGCTTGCGATCCACGATGTGACCGGGAAACGCGTCGTCACCCATCATCACGTGGCACACGCTCCCGGGAAACAGCGCATCCGTCTCGATGTGCAGCAATTACGCAGGGGATATTATTTCGTTGAAATCACGGACGGGAAGCATCGCAGCAGTATGCCAATGATCATCAGGTGA